DNA from Dryobates pubescens isolate bDryPub1 chromosome 30, bDryPub1.pri, whole genome shotgun sequence:
TTTCCCCTGAgcaaaccctgccctgccctagcCCCTGAGCCGAGCACACCgaggaactgctgctgccagccccagagaTCTCCTGGGCCCCCACCAACCTCTCCCTCACACCCAATGCTTTCCCTGCGCGCTGGCAGAGAGACTTTGCCGCGGCCCTGCGCTGGCCTTGCTGCCGGGCAGAGgcggcagcagggagcagccgtgctgcaggctgccgcTGAGGCAGTACCTCGAGTCCTCGGAGCGACGACACAGCCATGTAGAGGAAGATGGCGTAAAGCACAGGCATGGGGATGAGCTGCGGAGGAGAAGGCAACGGTCTGTGCCTGCCGTGGCACTGGCAGGCTCACCACCCTGCTCTGCGGGCGCTGCGGGCGCTGCCCACGGCCGCCTGaacccccagcagtgctggcccTCAAAGACAGCTGGAACCCAAAGCGCTGGGCGCTGCTCGCTTGCCTCCAGCGCACCCCGCTGGGGGCCGAAGGGCTGCAAAGCAAAGCCCAAGCTGCTTCCCGGCACAGCTCAAGCCCCAGGCTCGGGGATCACCTCCTCCTCCGCTCCACAGCTCCCGGCGGCTGCAGAGGCTGCGATGTGTGTGTCTCAGTGCCACAAAGCCGCTGCTGGTCGGGGGTTGCATTGCCCTCTCACCTTTAACACCGAGGTCAGGAAGACGGAGCAGCCCATGAGCACAAAGACCATCACGCCGGTGACTCTCTGCTCTCGCACCCCCAGgcacctgggctgctctcctggagctgagcCGGCAGACTCCACCTTGAGGCTCTTCACGTGGGTGATGGACAGCACAGTGGCAACCACAAACCAGGGCAGGCCCATCAGGGAGCACACCCCgagcagcacagacagcacaaaGAGGTCCAGGCGGTAGCCACGTCCTTTCTACAAGGAAGGCAGCAAaagaaggagcagagcatcccacagcacaagagcaagggcagcctCACAAGTCAGACTGCCCCTGCTTGAGCCggtcctggcagcacagcagaaggctcccttccctcagctgctgccaccacttcacaagcacagcacattgctctcctgcacccagctccatgtgctgctgcagcagactgCTCGTCTCAGCTCCCCTGTGctttgctccctggggcaccactgctgcaggagagcatcctgccacccagcctgatgctggctgcagcccagggcggGGTGGGATGGGCTCATCTCTTGCAGCCTCTTACCTTCAGCTTGTGGTCCTTCCTGTTGACGACAGCAACCTCAATGTGCTGGTCCATGAAGATCAGgatggtgcagagcagagctgggatgagcGCAGCGAACACTGTCCACACAGGGTTGGGTCCTAGGGGGCTGATGAACCACCCGCGGTCGTCCCTggtcagctgcagcaaagcacaggcctcagcagcagctctcagcccagaCACTTCCCTGCCTTGCATTTtgcctctctcctcctgaggcAGAGCATCTCCCAGCCTTGGCTTCAGGTCACCCTCTCTGGTgggctccagcagtgccagtggcCTCTCTGCAGGCACCTGCAGATCCTTCTCCTGGAGGTGCCCAGCTTAGGGGCTGGCTTCTCATTGGCACAAAGAACGCGTGCCTTGGAGGCACAAGAGGAGATGGGCAGAGCACCAGCAtgtcctgcaggctcagccccagcctgccctgccatcCCCTCCCTTGTGGCACCCCCGAGGGCTGAAGCCAGTGCCAAGCCAAGCAGCCTCATTACCTTGATCTCACTGGGCACCGGGAGCTTGGGCGAGGGGATCCCAACCAGGGAGTCGATCAGCACCATGGTGACCAGGGTGAGGAAAAGAGCAAAGTCCCTGGTGAGGGAGTGCACTTTGGTGCTGAAGAGAGGGCTGCTCCTCAGGTTCTTCAGGAAGCTGGCCAGGGCAAaggtgcagaagaggaggatgcagCACCACAAGAAGACATTAGGCACGTAGGGGCCATGGGGCCCACAGGCAGGGCCTCGGAACTCTCCCCGCAAGTGCCGGCACTCCTGGAGAGACAGAGAGTCAGGACACAGGCGGTGAAGGTGTGGCCAGGACACGCTGGGTaaggagagggtgaggaggaTCTGGCAGCAGCACGCTtggcagccccttcccagctgaagggctctgccctgtgcagcgGGGGGATGCCCCCTGGCGGCGGCACGAGGAAGCAGTGGCTCGGGGCACTCACAGTCGCCGTGAGGTTTTGCCAGGCGATGCCAGGCACGTCCAGCTTGATGCTCTCCCAGAAACGCAGGGTTtcgaggctgggctgggctggtgccacACACTTGCAGCTGGCGGGAGAGAAGCCAGGAGAGGGgtaaggaaaaggcaaaggagaggcagccctgagctcctggcCAGAGGCAGCGGCCTTTAGCAGGGCAGCACTCACCCGTAGTTGGTGAGGGAGTCGATGGCGATGGGTATGTGCAGAGGGTAGGTGACTCGCAGCTGACTCAGCTTCTCCAGAGCCTCGTAGATGAAGATGAGGCAGATGAAGGAGGCGTAGGTGTCCTTGGTGAAGCGAGTGATGTAGCGCACCAGGGAGCTGGCGTCggtcaccaccagcaccagggaGAAGAAGGTGGTCCAGAGCCCGATGCACGCCCGCAGGGACAGGTAGGAGAGTGCCTGCTCCCTAGGGAAGCAAAGCCAggtgggaagggggagaggccAGCAAGGGGCTGCCAGCTCTTTCTCCCTGGGCAAACATGGGAGCAGTTTAGGAgcgtggccaggctgggggaggggggaaggcagtCTCCATCAAGTGCCACAGACAGCCtcggggctgcagcctgggctctggagcCGCGGGAGGAGAAGCCAAAGACTGAAGGGgggcccgaggaggtggtggggtcgccgtcactgggggtgttcagggcgaggcttgacaggatgcttggttgcagggtttagttgattaggtggtgttggatgataggttggacacgatgatcttgaaggtctcttccaacctggttcattctattctattctattctattctattctattctattctattctattctattctattctattctattctattctattgtattctatcaGCAGTTGGGTTAAGGCCCTGGGGGCTAGTGGAGGTCAGGTGCCGGCTGTGGGAGGTGCTGTGCTCTCACATCACTCTCATGCCCTAACACCAGCACTGGCTGGGTTTGTGCCCAGTCACCTGCTGCCAATCGACCCCCCACAACTCCCCTCCTCCACCCTTCAGAGCCCCTGCACCACCACCtactaaagcagcagcagcctgcaccagctCTGACACAGAGGCCAACTGAAACCTAACAACTGCCACCCAGAACAGCAAAGCCCAAgcatcttttcctcctccctgtctcctgcagcagcctctgccagcccctggctgtggcagccagCCTTACTTGCAGAACTGGTAGATGATCTTCTCAAAGACGAGGATGTGTCCGGTGCTGCCGAGGATGGTGAGAGGCTGCCCAGCCAAGAGGCAATAGACCACGCCGCACAGGCAGGCACCCATCAGGGACTCCACGGCACTCTGTGCgggggagagaggcagcaggcactaaagagatcatccagggcAAGGCAAAACCCCCCAGCAAAGCCAGGTGAGCGCAGCAGGGACTTGTGCCCGAGGGCGGGCCCTCCCCGTGCCAGCCggcagagagagctgctcaCTATGTAGCCTTGGGTCGCCTCCCCCAGCAGGCCGCCGAAGGTGATGACAGGGCACATGCCGGCACAGTAGAGGAAGAGGACGGACgccaggcactgcaggctgaaggCGTCCCGAAAGTCGCTCCAGAACCGGGGCACTTTGCGCTTCACGTCCTGGAGGAGACCTCCGCAGAACCTGGAGGGAAGAACAGAGCCTGAGTGTGCTGCGGGAggggctgtgcagctctctgctgcacacGGGCAGCCACAAGCTCAGGGCAACTTGCAGGGCTGCAAAGCACAAGTCTGCTGGAGCCTGCTTTATAGCCAGGAGAAAGGGAGACACAcaccagagctcctgcagcacaagcaggcctgagcccagagcccctcccctctgaccctgagcagcagcagtgctctcccTGGGGGTCTCTacccctctgcccccaccccaa
Protein-coding regions in this window:
- the LOC128898693 gene encoding LOW QUALITY PROTEIN: electroneutral sodium bicarbonate exchanger 1-like (The sequence of the model RefSeq protein was modified relative to this genomic sequence to represent the inferred CDS: inserted 1 base in 1 codon) — protein: MAEICVAEGEAAEWKDAARWFKFEEDMEDGSECWSKPYVSTLSLRSLLELRSLISSGTVLLDIGANSMEEIADAILHQQGQSSGLDEQARARVREVLLLQHHNKERKSFLAWAVARGERKQESSTRALGKVRALQLSSAFRARLALARWPQGXAAERRGLCSRGSCLRIASCGQEELRLLKRIPSGAEACSLLVGELGALQQPLLAFVRLAQAVLLPGPTQVPIPTRFLFVLLGPAGKAQQSHEVGRAMATLMIDEVFQAVAYRGKKPGDLLAGLEEFLEQVKVLPTSQWDPSIRIEPPEKVPPQEKRKVPGAVGGSAAPSEAARHTEPELERTGRFCGGLLQDVKRKVPRFWSDFRDAFSLQCLASVLFLYCAGMCPVITFGGLLGEATQGYISAVESLMGACLCGVVYCLLAGQPLTILGSTGHILVFEKIIYQFCKEQALSYLSLRACIGLWTTFFSLVLVVTDASSLVRYITRFTKDTYASFICLIFIYEALEKLSQLRVTYPLHIPIAIDSLTNYGCKCVAPAQPSLETLRFWESIKLDVPGIAWQNLTATECRHLRGEFRGPACGPHGPYVPNVFLWCCILLFCTFALASFLKNLRSSPLFSTKVHSLTRDFALFLTLVTMVLIDSLVGIPSPKLPVPSEIKLTRDDRGWFISPLGPNPVWTVFAALIPALLCTILIFMDQHIEVAVVNRKDHKLKKGRGYRLDLFVLSVLLGVCSLMGLPWFVVATVLSITHVKSLKVESAGSAPGEQPRCLGVREQRVTGVMVFVLMGCSVFLTSVLKLIPMPVLYAIFLYMAVSSLRGLEFFKRLLLVLMSRKHQPDYIYLRHVPLRKVHLFTLIQVLCLTVLCLIKMSPAAIIFPLLSLAVVLVRKAMEFCFSKRELSLLDDLLPERRKKEESAKPEGQQEEESMEAAGPNPVQLELGKTGDLDPPKQSRDR